The Chitinophaga caeni genome segment TCATTTTTGAATTTTAGCTATCAACCAAAATATTTCTTAACCCTAAAAATGATTGTTTATGCATCCTTACGTATTATACTTTTTTTTAACAATCCTCGCATTATGGGTTTACAGGCTATTGGTTTATTTCTACGGTAAAGATCCCAAGGATTCCAAGGCCACGATGCGAAGGGAAAGGTGATATCCTTTTTAATCCCTAAAACTGAAAAAATATTTAAAGATGGCAAGCAAAAACAAAGCCCGGGGAACCATAGATTCTTCCGGGCTATTTTTATTTTTCCAAGGAAATGCCTGCTAACAATTAACGCACCTGGATGTTCCCGCCAAGTAAGCCGCCTAGCCCTACGCGCACGCCTACCCTCGTTGGTGAGTCACTCTGGTATCCTGCCACCACGTCTACCCTGAATATTTTCAATATATTTTCCAAGCCGGCAAAGACCTCGTAATACTGGTTGTCCTTATTAACATAGAAAATGTTTGAGCCTGCTACCAGGTTCCATTTCAAACGGTTGAATAACGGTATCTTATTGGTCAGTAAACCATTGAAATGATGTTCAACGTTCAACATCCCGTATAGGGATGCTGTATTACTATATTTATAATAAGGAGCTAGCTGGAAGCTGTTTAAATAATTGATGTTATAAAAAGTTTGGTTGCCGTTAAAATGCTGCATGTCGGGTATGGTATAAGCATTGTCATTGAAGAACCCGCCGGTAGTAACACGGTATTTGAACATGCCGAACAGTTTAAAATTCAAGTTATCCGTAACGGAAAAGTTCCATTTGTCATAATCCACATCGCTGCCTAATACATCTTTGATGCCCTTGCTGTAGGAAACACTAAATGTGGGGTATTTCGATCCTAAAGGTACCTTCCCCGTCGGAAATTCAATAAACCGTTGACCGGGCTGATAACTCGCATTTACGTTGAAAATGACAGCTTGCGAACGTTCGAATGGTATATCTGCTAAATCCTCGGGATGGTTCGGTGTAAAGGACTTCTTATCGTTTTTGAAGATTACAAAATCAGTCGTGTTCTGCAATGGTAAACGATCTTCATATAACAAGGTGCTGCTTAACCTCAATGAACTGGTCCATGCTCTTTGGAAACCCAAAAAGCCAAACCAGTTTTCATATAGTTTCATGTAGTTGTCTTTGAATAGCAACGTATAAAACTCGTTGGTTAAAGGATCGATCGGGTTCGCTTTATTAAATTGGCTGACCCTTTTACCGCCGCCGAATGACCATGTATTGCGTGCATTCGTATTGCGGCCGGGCTTTAAACCGGAATATGCGAAATAGGCATTACCATTAAAATGTTGGTTACTGATGCCGTACCTTAACTCTGTCTGCGATACAAGGGATCTTCCTTTCCCCAAGTTAAACGACATATTGCTAACTATCCTAGGCACTATACCTTCGACTGTATTGTATTGTAATGATTTTGCCAGCCCCTTTATATTAAAAGTATGCTGTGCGACCACGGTATCATCCATGAAATAATGCCTGCGGGTTACCCCGCCCCAAATAATATCTGTAAACTTAACGTGTCCTTGCTTTGCTTTTAAACTATCAATATTTTTCCTGAGGTTGGCGCTGTCCTTCATCGCCCTTGAAATACTATCTTTTTTCCTGAAATCTTCTACTTCTTCTTTTTCCAAAGGTACAGGCCTGATGGTGTCCCAATATGCCATGCTCCGTTTTTGAGAGGCACTGTCATATTTCATCAATGTTTGATTAAAATAACCTTTCTTGAATGTAGGGTGCAGGTTGTATTTGGAATATACATTCACGAAGGTGCCGCCCAGGTTAAACCCGAATTGGTGCAAAGTAAATGTTAGTACCTGGTCTTTAATACGCCAGGTGCCGGCTTCTACCGGAATATGCGTTTGCTTGATTTCCAAGCTATCGATTAACTCCAACTGGTAATCCTTGGTCAACATCAAGTCGGTACTATGTATCCTCCAGTCATCATCCGTAATAAAAATATAGCCTGAAAACAAGGGCTCGAACTTTCGCCTCGGGATCACTAATATCTTGTTGACCGTTTTGCCATCTTCGATAAAGGTTCCTTCGAGGCGGTATTTATAATAGAATAAAGCGTTATTGGCTATCGGTGAAATGAATCCCCGCGGATTCAATTGTGAAGATAATGGTTGTACATTCGCTTCGTAAAAATTGATAAACATTGGGAAGCTAATGCCGTAGCCATCGCCGCCACTCACCCGATCTGAAATCACTTCCAATTTGAGCTTGTTAGGTTCCTGGTAGGCAACCTGCGTTACGGACTCCGACAGGAAAACGATGCCTTTGCCGGAAGAATCTACCCCCAGGTCACCCTTGTCTATTTTTTGCCCGAAAACTTTCCTTGGAACGCCTTTCAGCTTCAGTTGATTTTTTATATAAGATTCACAGGTATAAGCATTCACCTGGTTCAAATAGAACTCCCTTTTCTTAATGGCTTGCCGGATGATTTCATAAGCCGGGTCCTCCCCGCCTGATTTGATCACCACCTCCTTGATCTGCATACTGAGCGGTTTCAATACAATGTTCAGTTCAAGGTCGTTATTGACAACCGTTATGGCTTTCTCTTGCTTTTGGTAGCCCATATATTGACAAACAATCGTATAACTTCCCGGGGATACATCGAGAACGTATTCCCCGCTCATATTAGTCGTCGTCCCGTTCGTAGTACCCTTGAGGTAAACGGTTGCAAAAGCAAGGGGATTGTTTTGCTCATCGGTAATTTTACCATGGATAGTACTAGCTTGGGAAACGTTTCCAATTAGCAGGAATAGGGTAATAACGGATATAATTCGCATGGGTCAAAAATAATCGCATAGATCATTTATCGTGAGCCTCCCGCTCTATTTTAGAGAATTTTTAACCGGGTATTGGCTTTCTCTTAACAGTTCTAGGTTGCCATCAAGAT includes the following:
- a CDS encoding DUF5686 and carboxypeptidase regulatory-like domain-containing protein — translated: MRIISVITLFLLIGNVSQASTIHGKITDEQNNPLAFATVYLKGTTNGTTTNMSGEYVLDVSPGSYTIVCQYMGYQKQEKAITVVNNDLELNIVLKPLSMQIKEVVIKSGGEDPAYEIIRQAIKKREFYLNQVNAYTCESYIKNQLKLKGVPRKVFGQKIDKGDLGVDSSGKGIVFLSESVTQVAYQEPNKLKLEVISDRVSGGDGYGISFPMFINFYEANVQPLSSQLNPRGFISPIANNALFYYKYRLEGTFIEDGKTVNKILVIPRRKFEPLFSGYIFITDDDWRIHSTDLMLTKDYQLELIDSLEIKQTHIPVEAGTWRIKDQVLTFTLHQFGFNLGGTFVNVYSKYNLHPTFKKGYFNQTLMKYDSASQKRSMAYWDTIRPVPLEKEEVEDFRKKDSISRAMKDSANLRKNIDSLKAKQGHVKFTDIIWGGVTRRHYFMDDTVVAQHTFNIKGLAKSLQYNTVEGIVPRIVSNMSFNLGKGRSLVSQTELRYGISNQHFNGNAYFAYSGLKPGRNTNARNTWSFGGGKRVSQFNKANPIDPLTNEFYTLLFKDNYMKLYENWFGFLGFQRAWTSSLRLSSTLLYEDRLPLQNTTDFVIFKNDKKSFTPNHPEDLADIPFERSQAVIFNVNASYQPGQRFIEFPTGKVPLGSKYPTFSVSYSKGIKDVLGSDVDYDKWNFSVTDNLNFKLFGMFKYRVTTGGFFNDNAYTIPDMQHFNGNQTFYNINYLNSFQLAPYYKYSNTASLYGMLNVEHHFNGLLTNKIPLFNRLKWNLVAGSNIFYVNKDNQYYEVFAGLENILKIFRVDVVAGYQSDSPTRVGVRVGLGGLLGGNIQVR